The window GTTTTGATTCAGGGTTTCATCGGCCACCTGCTGTACAGCAGTAATTGCATCCCCGGAACTGTATCCGTCAGAGTTTGCTCCTGTCACTTTCACGGAAGTAAACAGGTTATAACGGCTTACAGATTGTGGTCCATATGCTTTTGTCAATGTTACAAACTGTGAGATCGGAGACATGATACCTGATCCTGTTCTGACATAAAGCTGATTCAGATTTTCGATGTTTTTTCTGTTTTCAGGAAGAGCCTGAACCATAACCCTGAACTGTTTTCCATACTTGGTAAAGTCGGCAGTATAAATACCTCCAATATACCCCTGCATGGTAGCCAGAATATCATTTACAGAAACCCCAAGCTGCTTGCTCAGCGGAACATTAATTTCCATCTGATACTGAGGATATTTAGTATTGAATGAAGTCTGTGCAAACTGAATTTCCGGTCTCTGCATCAGCTTCCCGATGAATTCATTGGTTTTAGCATCCAGATCCGCATATTCTCCACCTGACTTGTCCAGCAATACCATTTCAAAACCTGCACTGTTACCAAATCCCGGTACACTTGGCGGTTGGAAGAATACCACTTTGGCATCAGGAACAGATCCTACGATTCCAAATAATTTTTTGGTAATATCTTCAGAAGTCTGTCCGTCTTTTTTTCTTTCTTCGAATGGTTTTAGTTTCACAAAGGCAAGACCGTTGTTACTTCCGTTTCCGGATAAGAATCCTCTACCCGTAGAAATTGTTACATTCTGTACCCCCGGAACTTTCAATGCTTTTGCCTGAAGTGTTTTCAAAGCATTATACGTTCTTTCCATAGAAGCCCCCGGAGGAAGCTGAACATCTGTAAAGATAATCCCTCTGTCTTCTGTAGGTACAAAACCTTTCTTCATAGTGCTGCTTGCCCAGAATAAGATCCCTCCGGTAACAGCAAAAATAATTAAGGTAACCCATTTATGTCTTAACAAGAATACAAATCCTCTTCCGTAACGCTCAGTAGTTGTTTTAAAAGCAATATTAAACTTATAGAAAAACTTCTGTAGTAGATTTAAATTTTTATACTCTTTATGATGCTCTGCATGAGGTTTCAGGAATAGCGAACATAAAACCGGACTCAGGGTTAATGCATTAATCGCAGAAATAATGATTGCTATAATCAGCGTAATACCAAACTGTTGGTAGAATACCCCTGTAGGCCCCGTAATGAACGTCACCGGAATAAATACTGCAGCCATTACCAACGTAATAGAAATAATAGCTCCTGTAATCTCATCCATTGCTTCTACTGTCGCTTTTTTAGCATCTGAAATACCATGTTCCATCTTGGCATGAACAGCCTCGACGACGACGATGGCATCATCCACTACAATACCAATCGCCAGTACCAATGCAAAAAGGGTTAACAAGTTTAGTGAATATCCGAAAAGATTCAGGAAGAAGAACGCCCCTACAATAGATACCGGAACCGCGATGGCCGGGATCAGCGTAGATCTGAAGTCCTGAAGGAAAATATATACTACAATAAATACCAGAATGAAGGCTTCGATCAGGGTGTGTACTACCTTTTCAATAGAAGCTTCCAGGAATTCGTTGGTATCAAAGTTGAAAGTATACTTTACGCCCTTTGGAAAAGTTCCTTCGGCTGATTTCAGATAGGTTTTGATATTTTTAATAATCTCCTGTGCGTTGGATCCCGGAGTCTGGAAGATCCCCATACTGATGGAAGGATTGTTTCCGTTCTCCCCGATTCCTGTATAAGACTGTCCTGCCAGTTCTACTTTAGCAACATCTTTCAGCATCAGATTTTGTCCGTTTGCCAGAGATTTAATGATAATATTATCATACTGTTCTTTATCGTTGAATTTACCTACATATTTGATGATATATTCAAAAGAACTACCGCTATTCTGTCCAATAGAACCTGCAGCAGCTTCTCTACTCTGCTCATTGATGGCATTGGTAACATCTGTAGGAGTTACACTGTAGGCAGCCATTTTTGCAGGATCCAGCCAGATTCTCATGGAATAGTTTTTACCACCGAAAACGTTGGCATCCCCTACACCATTTACCCTTTTCAGGTTTGGAATAATATTGATATTCAAAAAGTTCTGAAGGTATACGTCATCCAAATCTTTATTTTCAGAATAGAAAGACATATACATCAGGGCACTGGTCTGCTGTTTCTGGGTTACAACCCCTGAACGCGTTACTTCAGACGGCAAAAGAGGTGTTGCTCTGGCTACACGGTTCTGTACGTTTACCGCTGCAATATCCGGATCTATTCCCTGTTTGAAGAAAACCTGGATCTGAGCAGAACCATCGTTCCCGGCGCTGGAAGTGATATAATCCATACCTTCCACCCCATTAATCTGCTCTTCCAAAGGTACTACTACACTTTTCATCACCGTCTCAGCATTGGCTCCCGTATAGTTTGCGGAAACACTTACTGTAGGTGGTGCAATATCCGGATACTGTGTAACCGGTAACGAGATCAGTCCTAACACACCGAGAATCACAATCAAGATTGAGATTACGGTAGATAAAACCGGTCTGTTAATAAAGTTTTTTATCATTAGAATTTCGGTTTTATTGATTGAACAAGACTATCCATTTTGATTGGCTTTGGTTTCACTGCTGTTCCCGGTTTCAAACCTCCGATACCAGCGGCAATAACTTTTTCACCTCTATTAACTCCTGATTTGATAAGCGCTAAATTGTCGATTCTGTCAATAACATTTACAACAATATTTCTGGCCGTATCTCCTTTTTCTACTTTATATACGTAAACAATACCCTGTTGCTCGTAAGTAGCACTTTCAGGTACAACAAGAACATTATCATAATGCTGAGGGAATCTGATGGTTCCACTGTTACCATTACTTAATAATTTCTGCGCATTCGAGAAAGCAACTCTGAACTGGATGGTCCCCGTTGTAGGATCAATCTGACCGGTAATAGCTTCTATTTTTCCTTTTTCAGGATAAAGACTTCCATTGGCCAGTTGAAGCTCAACCATTGGTAAGTTTTTGATTTTTTCAGGCATAGAAGCTCCCGGAGATTTTTCAAGGAAATCAAAATATTCTTTTTCATTCATTGCAAAGTAAGCATAGATCCCAGACGTATCAGAAATCGTCGTCAGAGGTGTCTGATCAGACGGTCCTACCAAGCTTCCTACTTTCAACGGCAGCCTCCCGATCACCCCTGAAATAGGAGCACGAATGATGGAATATTCGATATTGGCTTCTACTCCTTTGTAATTGGCTTGTGCCTGTCTTTTGGAAGCATTGGCCTGTTGTAGCTGGGCTTGAGCCTGTGCCAGCTGAGCTTGTGCAGTCTGCAGCTGTACATTACTGATGATATTTTTCTGAACCAAAGGTTTTAGTTTATTTACTTCAACCTGAGCAGCATTTACAGAAGCCTGAGCAGCGGCAACACTGGATTCAGCAGCCCCGATTCCTGCTTTGGAAGCGGCCGCATTTTCGTTCAGGATATTGGTTTCCAAACGGAACAAAGGCTGTCCTTTTGTAACATATTGTCCTTCATCTACCAATACCTGGGTAATATATCCCTGTATTTTTGCACGTACATCATTGTTTACCCTACCCTGAATGGTAGCCGGAAACGTCTGATAACCCACTATATTTTTTGACTCCACGGAAACAACAGGATACGGCTTGGCACCATCCTGTTTCGGAGCTTCTTTTTTGCAGGCTGTCAGTGAAAGCGCTGCAATGGAAAGTATAACTAGCTTATTATTCATTTTATAGTTTATTAAGAGATTCCTGTATATTTTCTATGTTTTTGTTTAAAAGTGCTTTGTAAACTTCTATTCTTTCATTGTATCCATCGTCTTTACTTTTTTTAAAATTGTTTAAATCATCTAATAGTTTCAGTTCGTCCTGCATTTTCTGGACAATTTTCTCGAATCGTATTTTTTTGT of the Chryseobacterium viscerum genome contains:
- a CDS encoding efflux RND transporter periplasmic adaptor subunit gives rise to the protein MNNKLVILSIAALSLTACKKEAPKQDGAKPYPVVSVESKNIVGYQTFPATIQGRVNNDVRAKIQGYITQVLVDEGQYVTKGQPLFRLETNILNENAAASKAGIGAAESSVAAAQASVNAAQVEVNKLKPLVQKNIISNVQLQTAQAQLAQAQAQLQQANASKRQAQANYKGVEANIEYSIIRAPISGVIGRLPLKVGSLVGPSDQTPLTTISDTSGIYAYFAMNEKEYFDFLEKSPGASMPEKIKNLPMVELQLANGSLYPEKGKIEAITGQIDPTTGTIQFRVAFSNAQKLLSNGNSGTIRFPQHYDNVLVVPESATYEQQGIVYVYKVEKGDTARNIVVNVIDRIDNLALIKSGVNRGEKVIAAGIGGLKPGTAVKPKPIKMDSLVQSIKPKF
- a CDS encoding efflux RND transporter permease subunit, translating into MIKNFINRPVLSTVISILIVILGVLGLISLPVTQYPDIAPPTVSVSANYTGANAETVMKSVVVPLEEQINGVEGMDYITSSAGNDGSAQIQVFFKQGIDPDIAAVNVQNRVARATPLLPSEVTRSGVVTQKQQTSALMYMSFYSENKDLDDVYLQNFLNINIIPNLKRVNGVGDANVFGGKNYSMRIWLDPAKMAAYSVTPTDVTNAINEQSREAAAGSIGQNSGSSFEYIIKYVGKFNDKEQYDNIIIKSLANGQNLMLKDVAKVELAGQSYTGIGENGNNPSISMGIFQTPGSNAQEIIKNIKTYLKSAEGTFPKGVKYTFNFDTNEFLEASIEKVVHTLIEAFILVFIVVYIFLQDFRSTLIPAIAVPVSIVGAFFFLNLFGYSLNLLTLFALVLAIGIVVDDAIVVVEAVHAKMEHGISDAKKATVEAMDEITGAIISITLVMAAVFIPVTFITGPTGVFYQQFGITLIIAIIISAINALTLSPVLCSLFLKPHAEHHKEYKNLNLLQKFFYKFNIAFKTTTERYGRGFVFLLRHKWVTLIIFAVTGGILFWASSTMKKGFVPTEDRGIIFTDVQLPPGASMERTYNALKTLQAKALKVPGVQNVTISTGRGFLSGNGSNNGLAFVKLKPFEERKKDGQTSEDITKKLFGIVGSVPDAKVVFFQPPSVPGFGNSAGFEMVLLDKSGGEYADLDAKTNEFIGKLMQRPEIQFAQTSFNTKYPQYQMEINVPLSKQLGVSVNDILATMQGYIGGIYTADFTKYGKQFRVMVQALPENRKNIENLNQLYVRTGSGIMSPISQFVTLTKAYGPQSVSRYNLFTSVKVTGANSDGYSSGDAITAVQQVADETLNQNYAVEFTGLTREELNSGSQTLLIFGLSLIFVYFILSAQYESYILPLIVVISLPLGVMGAYFGQKIMGLENNIYFQIALIMLVGLLAKNAILIVEFAVQRRHHGETIVMSAINAAKARVRPILMTSFAFIFGLLPLVLASGIGAVGNRSIATGAAIGLLIGTVLGLFVIPVLYVIFETLQEKIKPIKKEDISLAE